A single Triticum dicoccoides isolate Atlit2015 ecotype Zavitan chromosome 2A, WEW_v2.0, whole genome shotgun sequence DNA region contains:
- the LOC119359155 gene encoding glucan endo-1,3-beta-glucosidase GII-like — protein sequence MALQRAASVLAAALAFASILITGQVQSVGVCYGMNGDRLPSPAEVVQLYKSNGITAIRLYKPDVEMLRALSGSNIGVLIDVANETVARLASSVPGAQLWVRLYIQHYPGISFRYISVGNELTGAATQNIVPAIKNLNAALDAAGIKGIKVSTAVRLDVLASSSPPSSGVFKDGYMKQVVALLGTTGAPLLVNVYPYFAYIGDQKDIDLNFALFQPSSAVVRDGGLSYTNLFDAMVDAMYAALRKANVQVPVVISESGWPSAGGAGASVANAQTYNQNLINHVGKGTPYSPQSLETYVFAMFNENLKTGAETEKHFGLFNPDKSPVYPIRF from the exons ATGGCACTGCAGCGTGCTGCCTCCGTGctcgccgccgcgctggcctttgcATCCATACTTATTACTG GCCAGGTGCAGTCCGTGGGCGTGTGCTACGGGATGAACGGCGACCGCCTCCCGTCGCCGGCCGAGGTCGTGCAGCTCTACAAATCCAACGGCATCACTGCCATCCGCCTCTACAAGCCGGACGTCGAGATGCTCCGGGCCCTCAGTGGGAGCAACATCGGCGTCCTTATCGACGTGGCCAACGAGACCGTGGCCCGCCTCGCTTCCAGCGTCCCCGGCGCACAGCTCTGGGTCCGGTTGTACATCCAGCACTACCCGGGCATCTCCTTCCGTTACATCTCCGTCGGCAACGAGCTCACCGGCGCCGCCACGCAGAACATCGTCCCGGCCATCAAGAACCTCAACGCCGCGCTCGACGCCGCTGGCATCAAGGGCATCAAGGTGTCCACGGCGGTCAGGCTGGACGtgctcgcctcctcctcgccgccctccTCCGGCGTCTTCAAGGACGGCTACATGAAGCAGGTCGTGGCGCTCCTCGGCACCACCGGCGCGCCGCTGCTGGTCAACGTGTACCCCTACTTCGCctacatcggcgaccagaaggacaTCGACCTCAACTTCGCGCTCTTCCAGCCGAGCTCCGCGGTCGTCAGGGACGGCGGGCTCAGCTACACCAACCTCTTCGACGCCATGGTCGACGCCATGTACGCGGCGCTAAGGAAGGCCAACGTGCAGGTGCCCGTCGTGATTTCCGAGAGCGGCTGGCCGTCCGCTGGAGGCGCCGGCGCCAGCGTGGCCAACGCGCAGACGTACAACCAGAATCTCATCAATCACGTCGGCAAGGGCACGCCCTATAGTCCCCAGTCGTTGGAGACCTATGTGTTCGCCATGTTCAACGAGAATCTCAAGACGGGGGCTGAGACGGAGAAGCACTTTGGGCTGTTCAATCCGGACAAGTCGCCGGTGTACCCTATTAGATTCTGA